From Marivirga harenae, one genomic window encodes:
- a CDS encoding tetratricopeptide repeat protein, whose amino-acid sequence MKRIALVFAFFLAIGQVFAQNSNVRKADRALESGDLQEAKTLINEAVEHEKTMNDPKTWYTRGTIYQAILNTEGYSDELVKKASESYDKVFEMVDEGDKYFTLTDLKIQELWGGFINEGSTAYSDQNYEEAVTAFEKALLVLPEDTTANLYAGVASQQMQNNEDALKYYYRLLDLDYHSEDIYGSIISIERYANKDLEKALEITRMAKEKFPDSDTFQKSEINLLIETKQVDVAKDRINDAIAKEPDNANLYFNLGYLYEQLEEPTKAEEAYLKAIELDPDYLDANFNYAVYYYNKAADLLAKARDMDLQTYKKEGKKVEKEALGYLEKSKPYFEKALEISPNELAVIETLQTVYAQLGENKKAEEMMKKADELNAGGKAKTGDQ is encoded by the coding sequence ATGAAAAGAATCGCATTAGTTTTCGCCTTTTTTTTAGCAATAGGGCAGGTGTTTGCGCAGAATTCAAATGTTCGTAAGGCAGACAGAGCTTTGGAAAGTGGCGATTTGCAAGAAGCAAAAACGCTGATTAATGAAGCTGTTGAGCACGAAAAAACAATGAATGACCCAAAAACTTGGTACACAAGAGGAACCATTTATCAGGCCATTTTAAATACTGAAGGATATTCTGATGAACTAGTAAAGAAAGCGTCAGAAAGCTATGACAAAGTTTTTGAAATGGTTGATGAAGGGGATAAATATTTCACCCTCACCGATTTGAAGATACAAGAACTTTGGGGTGGTTTTATCAATGAAGGTTCAACTGCTTATTCAGATCAGAACTATGAAGAGGCAGTCACTGCATTTGAAAAGGCTTTATTAGTATTGCCTGAGGATACAACTGCTAATTTATATGCTGGTGTGGCGTCACAGCAAATGCAAAATAATGAAGATGCTTTAAAATACTACTACAGATTATTAGACCTAGATTATCACTCTGAAGATATCTATGGTAGTATTATTTCCATTGAGCGATATGCTAATAAAGATCTGGAAAAGGCGCTTGAAATCACAAGAATGGCTAAGGAGAAATTTCCTGATTCTGATACTTTCCAGAAATCAGAAATTAATTTGTTGATTGAAACAAAACAAGTAGATGTGGCTAAGGACCGAATCAATGATGCTATTGCGAAGGAGCCGGATAATGCGAACCTATATTTCAATTTAGGCTACCTTTATGAGCAGCTTGAGGAACCAACAAAAGCAGAAGAAGCATACCTAAAAGCTATAGAGTTAGATCCAGACTATTTAGATGCAAACTTTAATTATGCTGTTTATTATTATAATAAAGCAGCCGATTTGTTAGCTAAAGCTCGAGATATGGATTTGCAGACTTACAAAAAAGAAGGTAAAAAGGTAGAGAAGGAAGCCTTAGGATATTTAGAAAAGTCTAAGCCTTATTTTGAAAAAGCTTTAGAGATTTCACCGAATGAGTTAGCAGTTATTGAAACCTTGCAAACTGTTTATGCTCAGTTGGGAGAAAACAAGAAAGCTGAAGAAATGATGAAGAAAGCAGACGAGCTAAATGCTGGTGGAAAAGCTAAAACGGGTGATCAATAA
- a CDS encoding LamG-like jellyroll fold domain-containing protein, giving the protein MRIIYNIFFLSFCLLGVSINILLGQGTAIKPADNKSTNNQIESVLASYRFSGNADDLSGNGSNGIVDGQVLTDDRFGRPDQAFQFLPANGGIQTPLVEQPDALSVWFQTTAESGTLLSWGSGTEGVLGYTVHVLSTGIEFVYNSGDGVTDGSTFVFISRSGLNDGNWHHLVIGVDEIEELFTFYVDNEVVGTEVIDVNGILWAGINSVGLEIGPSFNGRIDDVFLYLGNIFSSEINTIYHASGWEVPDNTLVLNYDFNDAIVEDLSGFGFDLLNVSATSVPDRFNTASNALGLDGVDQFSETSGVPIYDNISLSAWFNTAADFSGGYRSFADLFGLGALSVGPTNLLEGTLRTGDQDFLVLSSDVPVNDGLWHHAVITYDGFTAMLYLDNEVVDVSTEYNEPLFQTSVSTFLNIGFIFEPGNIRYFNGLVDDVNYYNYGISQAEVISLYSDNNWPNTAPIASYPFNGNANDESGNYLDGSVNGANLTEDRFNDANRAYNFNGSSSYIAIADDPLFDLGLSNDVAVSGWFNTFAATGVLFDKSDGEKGYFAWFPSDGSNRIQFFATEAGVGSSSIVSNPGYNDGQWHHFVMQLDRDGGMSIHIDGVLDAENTSALSDGFNPDNFEDFLIGVAGGINNAGLNGFFNGELDDFKVFNSLLTDAEIGNLYNKNAWPNVGQVRIKINQSSSDEGLDPYPPGNTLSWGKAFDFTDDEFEFILNGDNGKPYGDFEGNGFIDLLGTPIIPPNGLNFVRLTDATRAYRSDLITSIGFLGSARTGDETGWQGDDTDMTYVGNGVFELLGIELFDGEWKIRANDDWNFANWGSFNENPGELFLFAENIPIAAGTYDIAVDVINNTYSITEAEPASSLLASYFFNNNFDDDSGNTNNGTGVNASFGNDRFGTANQAATFNGSDAYISIPNNAAFNFGDSEDIVISGWFRTTTSGVLFDKSNFLSGYFSQILNEGNLQFFMVQEGGSSAELTTNGIFNDGNWHHYVIQIDRDAGMEIFIDGELENINEVLTDGINPDMAEDFLIGVAGGVENAGLNSFFQGAQDDIHIYNETLTLEEIQALYSEGGWPITGIPRIANINPRSGKIGSEVTISGVNFSSNNVENIVSFNGIRANVISSSSTELKVEVPLGASYGPIYLTTNNSVAQSSRDFNVIFDGNGLGFDNNSFDVSNPVQGNYGLFQGSIISADFDQDGVLDIAVIETGTQFAVFRNVSQNDGEILFDLPSVFNVSSGIEFISKGDFNGDGKWDIAIAQGQIVSVFINNSTGAGNISFQNVFELTLDSDLIRDMEVADMNGDGKQDILIKENFVTIEEFSSFNSFTVTTLENITEAGIVTFSVADRTDIDGNFGFKLRDLNGDKKTDFLSSNPDVLLNTSNFQTNSFGFSSPFPLTPVGTTVDITTGDFDNDGKTDFALTEDNGGGYFGVYANSTTNPLSGEVSFLEPKTFETLLIPPGIGSGDFDGDGLLDIASVTLEAEGLSIFKNNTSQIGDISFQNRVDYVSGGGFDMAVGDFNNDGKVDIINSVLTVYRNNLQSADEITPPQNQATNLSFSNIASDRFTVNFSAATGHSGKYLVLRNSQNTPSFIPENGFSYKINDIFGSDRVIYIGTETSFVDSLLNQNTRYFYSIFTFNGSGNIAKYLAQNPLIGDETTLPLDGLAAEPTEQPGSFEVSNFDEANGSFQVNYVAPSATVDGYLVVRRLNNTPIFVPADGQSYSIGQVNSTDSVVYVGANTQFLEQNFIADNRYQYLIFSFNGSEGAINYLQNNPLSGSFNIPAAQPLVQPTSFTVNSVGPNSVNFSFTSTENVSGFVVLRNEAQSPANIPEDFTTYQYADQINEDVVIYSGSSNSIIDNNLNPQTEYFYAIFAYNGSGDLINYLTSSPLTGSLTTTDLPNLASQPQAQPTDFVVTSKTENAAELTFTESDASGYLVVKFTASNSFFNPADGIIYNSGDQFGNSTITYVGEGNVWNESGLMPETNYNFKIYGYNGTGNEINYLQSSPLFGNLVSLTNPPNTQAADFTVSNQTFTSYTISFSPNFDNADGYIAIKKEGGTPPITAPAGGTIYAVGDELIEGEEVIAIGAINQIDETDLTAETYSYAIYSYNGESDFINYNTINPLTGSASVLVDNTAPIIQNIVYDTEVNLGGTVNISVEILDEESEVGSVEIQYIIPGTNSINNPTIDAMTASGNDYTYQISNLTASGLEFKVVAENGVDLVSETDIQSVTVLFTGDGLQIPFNSFGSAQSNYRIVSVPMTLNNNRVNDVFGSELGNYGDKSKWRMFRYSGEQTEELSGSTPLIPGRGYWLIVNDNEVSFFTGSGQSVNANVEQPYEIVLNPGWNQIGNPFAHDINWSDVQDLNEQEFELRVFNGSFSNGNSLQAFSGGFVNWPNSSTFTMRVPSSPAATGQNRSAPSKDQEGWELNLTLEKDGIVNQLTGLGMHANAKNDLDSKDQFNLPRFLNFIDLNHDLSANGYFVSKDIVKMQSQYNWEFDIESNLSLDGMTITWEIPNNSNYDQQNSLVLWDPSSANLIDMKRTSQYQLRNSDGRNLRIIYGSPDYVNSLIEVNSLQISDPFPNPSSGALNIQFYVPENEVNKELIFELFNLKGALVNKYQLKPTNVGHNMLQWKVSETSNEDLSGVYMLRVSNDRNSINKKIVMK; this is encoded by the coding sequence ATGAGAATAATCTACAACATCTTTTTTTTAAGTTTTTGCCTTCTTGGAGTATCAATCAATATTTTATTGGGTCAAGGTACCGCCATCAAGCCTGCTGACAATAAATCAACTAACAACCAGATCGAGAGTGTTTTAGCAAGTTACCGGTTCAGTGGCAATGCCGATGATTTGTCTGGAAATGGAAGCAATGGAATTGTAGATGGGCAGGTTTTAACGGACGATAGGTTTGGACGTCCTGATCAAGCTTTTCAGTTCCTACCAGCCAATGGCGGGATCCAAACTCCTTTGGTTGAACAACCAGATGCCTTGTCAGTTTGGTTTCAAACTACGGCAGAATCAGGCACCCTTTTGTCGTGGGGATCAGGTACCGAAGGCGTACTGGGTTATACAGTACATGTGTTATCTACAGGTATAGAATTCGTTTATAATTCAGGTGATGGCGTCACAGACGGAAGTACCTTTGTCTTTATTTCTAGATCTGGGCTAAATGATGGTAATTGGCATCATTTGGTTATTGGCGTAGATGAAATAGAGGAGCTTTTTACTTTTTATGTAGATAATGAAGTCGTTGGCACAGAAGTAATAGACGTAAATGGTATCCTATGGGCTGGAATAAATAGTGTCGGATTGGAAATTGGACCATCATTTAATGGTAGAATTGACGATGTATTCTTATATCTAGGTAACATTTTTTCCTCAGAAATTAATACGATTTATCATGCTAGTGGATGGGAAGTTCCAGATAATACGCTGGTCTTAAATTATGATTTTAACGATGCCATTGTAGAAGATTTAAGTGGATTTGGCTTTGATCTATTAAATGTATCCGCTACTTCGGTCCCCGACAGATTTAATACCGCTTCCAATGCCTTAGGCTTGGATGGGGTTGATCAATTTTCTGAGACATCTGGAGTTCCGATTTATGATAATATTTCACTTTCTGCCTGGTTCAACACTGCTGCCGATTTTTCAGGAGGATATAGAAGTTTTGCTGATTTATTTGGTTTAGGAGCACTCTCAGTAGGTCCTACTAATTTATTAGAAGGGACCTTACGTACGGGCGATCAAGATTTTCTGGTGCTGAGTAGTGATGTCCCTGTAAACGATGGTCTTTGGCATCATGCAGTGATTACTTATGATGGATTTACTGCTATGCTTTATTTAGACAATGAAGTAGTAGATGTGAGTACAGAGTATAACGAGCCGCTATTTCAAACTTCAGTTTCAACCTTTTTAAACATTGGTTTTATTTTTGAACCTGGAAATATTCGCTATTTCAATGGACTAGTGGATGATGTCAACTATTACAATTACGGAATATCTCAAGCTGAGGTCATTTCATTGTATTCAGATAATAATTGGCCAAATACTGCTCCTATAGCTTCATATCCCTTCAACGGAAATGCCAATGACGAAAGCGGAAATTATCTTGATGGTTCAGTTAATGGAGCCAACCTCACCGAAGATAGATTTAATGATGCGAATAGGGCTTATAATTTTAACGGAAGTAGCTCTTACATAGCAATTGCTGATGATCCACTTTTCGATTTAGGACTAAGTAATGATGTAGCAGTTTCAGGCTGGTTTAATACTTTTGCGGCCACGGGGGTTTTATTTGATAAATCTGACGGTGAAAAGGGCTATTTTGCATGGTTTCCTTCTGACGGTTCCAATAGGATCCAATTTTTCGCTACAGAGGCTGGGGTAGGTAGCAGTTCTATAGTAAGTAATCCCGGCTACAACGATGGACAATGGCATCATTTCGTCATGCAATTAGATCGAGATGGTGGGATGTCAATTCATATAGATGGGGTTTTGGATGCTGAAAATACCTCTGCATTATCAGATGGTTTTAATCCTGACAATTTTGAGGACTTTCTTATAGGGGTTGCTGGCGGCATAAATAATGCAGGATTAAATGGCTTTTTTAATGGTGAATTGGACGATTTTAAAGTCTTTAACTCACTTTTAACGGACGCTGAAATTGGTAATTTATACAATAAGAATGCTTGGCCAAATGTGGGGCAAGTACGAATCAAGATTAATCAATCAAGTAGTGATGAAGGTTTAGACCCCTATCCTCCAGGTAACACATTGTCATGGGGAAAAGCATTTGATTTCACGGATGATGAATTTGAATTTATATTAAATGGAGATAATGGTAAACCTTATGGTGATTTCGAGGGTAATGGCTTTATCGATTTACTAGGAACTCCAATAATTCCGCCCAATGGATTGAATTTTGTAAGATTGACTGATGCTACTAGAGCTTATAGATCAGATTTGATTACTTCAATAGGTTTTCTGGGCAGCGCCAGAACAGGAGATGAAACGGGATGGCAGGGAGATGATACTGATATGACCTACGTGGGTAATGGAGTATTTGAATTATTAGGTATCGAATTATTTGATGGAGAATGGAAAATACGAGCGAATGACGATTGGAATTTTGCCAACTGGGGATCTTTTAATGAAAATCCTGGGGAATTATTTCTATTTGCAGAAAATATACCGATCGCTGCAGGAACCTATGACATAGCAGTAGATGTAATTAATAATACCTATAGCATTACGGAAGCAGAGCCTGCAAGTAGCTTGCTGGCCTCTTATTTCTTCAATAATAATTTTGATGATGATTCCGGTAATACTAATAATGGAACAGGAGTAAATGCAAGCTTTGGTAATGACAGATTCGGTACAGCCAATCAAGCTGCTACTTTCAATGGTTCTGATGCTTATATTAGTATTCCAAACAATGCTGCTTTTAACTTTGGTGACTCCGAAGATATCGTTATCTCAGGATGGTTTCGAACTACAACATCTGGTGTACTTTTTGATAAATCTAATTTTTTATCTGGATACTTTTCACAAATCCTCAATGAGGGTAATTTGCAATTTTTTATGGTTCAGGAGGGGGGTAGTTCTGCAGAATTAACAACTAATGGAATCTTTAATGATGGGAACTGGCACCATTACGTCATTCAAATCGATAGAGATGCTGGGATGGAAATATTCATAGATGGAGAGCTTGAAAATATTAACGAAGTTCTTACAGATGGAATTAATCCTGATATGGCAGAGGATTTCTTGATTGGTGTGGCAGGTGGTGTAGAAAATGCCGGACTAAATAGCTTTTTTCAAGGCGCCCAAGATGATATTCACATTTATAATGAAACCCTTACCTTAGAAGAAATTCAAGCCTTGTATTCAGAGGGTGGATGGCCTATTACAGGGATCCCACGAATTGCCAACATCAATCCCCGATCTGGCAAAATAGGATCTGAAGTAACAATTTCCGGTGTTAATTTTTCTTCGAATAATGTCGAAAATATTGTTTCATTTAATGGGATAAGGGCTAATGTTATTTCTTCTTCGAGTACTGAACTGAAAGTAGAAGTACCACTTGGTGCCTCCTATGGTCCGATTTATCTGACCACCAATAATTCGGTTGCTCAATCCAGCAGAGATTTTAATGTGATTTTTGATGGAAATGGATTGGGCTTTGACAATAATTCTTTCGATGTCAGTAATCCAGTTCAGGGCAATTATGGCCTTTTCCAAGGTTCAATTATCTCCGCTGATTTTGATCAAGATGGGGTTCTAGACATTGCTGTAATTGAAACGGGTACTCAATTTGCAGTATTTAGAAATGTTAGTCAAAATGATGGCGAAATACTTTTCGATCTACCGTCAGTTTTTAACGTCAGCTCTGGAATTGAATTTATCTCCAAAGGTGATTTTAATGGTGATGGTAAGTGGGATATTGCAATTGCCCAAGGTCAAATAGTTTCTGTATTCATCAATAATAGTACAGGTGCGGGCAACATTAGCTTTCAAAACGTGTTTGAATTAACTCTTGATTCGGACTTAATCCGTGATATGGAAGTGGCTGATATGAATGGTGATGGCAAGCAAGATATTCTGATAAAGGAGAATTTTGTAACTATTGAAGAATTCTCGTCTTTCAATTCATTTACGGTAACAACTTTAGAAAATATAACTGAAGCAGGCATTGTAACATTTTCTGTTGCTGATAGGACTGATATTGATGGGAATTTTGGTTTCAAGCTAAGGGATTTGAATGGCGATAAAAAGACTGATTTCCTCTCTAGCAATCCGGATGTTCTCCTAAACACATCAAATTTCCAAACTAATTCTTTTGGTTTTTCTTCTCCCTTCCCATTGACGCCAGTGGGCACCACCGTAGATATCACAACTGGAGATTTTGATAATGACGGAAAAACTGATTTTGCATTGACAGAAGATAATGGGGGTGGTTATTTTGGAGTTTATGCCAATTCAACTACTAATCCATTGTCTGGTGAGGTCAGTTTTTTGGAACCTAAAACATTTGAGACTTTACTTATTCCACCAGGAATAGGAAGCGGAGATTTTGATGGCGATGGTTTGTTAGACATAGCGTCTGTCACCTTAGAAGCGGAGGGTCTATCTATTTTTAAAAATAACACTAGTCAAATTGGAGACATAAGTTTTCAGAATAGAGTAGATTATGTCAGTGGTGGCGGCTTTGATATGGCAGTAGGTGATTTTAACAATGATGGGAAAGTTGATATTATTAATAGTGTTTTGACAGTTTATAGAAACAATCTGCAAAGTGCTGATGAAATTACACCACCGCAAAATCAGGCCACAAACCTAAGTTTTTCTAATATTGCTTCCGATAGATTTACCGTAAACTTTAGTGCCGCAACTGGTCATAGTGGCAAATATCTGGTTTTGAGAAATAGTCAAAATACTCCTTCATTTATTCCTGAGAATGGTTTTAGTTATAAAATTAATGATATTTTTGGGAGTGACAGAGTAATCTATATCGGAACCGAAACTAGTTTTGTGGATTCCTTATTGAATCAAAACACTAGGTATTTCTATAGTATTTTTACATTTAATGGATCAGGAAACATTGCAAAATATCTAGCTCAAAATCCTTTAATAGGTGATGAGACGACATTGCCTTTAGATGGACTGGCAGCTGAGCCTACTGAACAGCCGGGTAGTTTTGAGGTTTCTAACTTTGATGAAGCTAATGGGTCATTCCAGGTAAATTATGTTGCACCTTCTGCAACAGTTGACGGTTACCTAGTGGTGCGAAGACTAAACAATACGCCAATTTTTGTACCTGCTGATGGTCAAAGCTATTCAATAGGGCAGGTAAATAGTACAGATTCTGTAGTATATGTAGGGGCTAACACTCAATTTTTAGAACAAAATTTTATCGCAGATAACAGATATCAATATTTGATTTTTAGTTTTAATGGGAGTGAGGGAGCAATAAACTATCTACAAAACAATCCGCTGAGCGGAAGTTTCAATATACCTGCGGCTCAACCCTTAGTTCAACCAACAAGCTTTACAGTAAATAGTGTTGGTCCTAATTCTGTTAATTTTAGCTTTACTTCCACAGAGAATGTATCGGGATTCGTAGTATTAAGAAATGAAGCGCAGTCGCCAGCCAATATACCAGAGGATTTTACAACTTATCAATATGCAGATCAAATTAATGAGGATGTTGTAATTTATTCAGGATCATCAAATTCTATTATTGATAACAACTTAAACCCACAGACAGAATATTTTTATGCCATTTTTGCGTACAATGGTTCAGGTGATTTAATAAACTATTTAACCAGTAGTCCCTTAACAGGTAGCTTAACCACAACGGACTTACCAAATCTGGCTAGTCAACCGCAGGCTCAACCCACAGATTTTGTTGTGACTTCGAAAACTGAAAATGCTGCAGAACTGACTTTTACTGAGAGTGATGCTTCTGGCTATTTGGTAGTTAAATTTACAGCCAGTAATTCATTTTTCAATCCAGCCGATGGTATTATATATAATTCTGGTGATCAATTCGGTAATTCTACAATCACTTATGTAGGCGAGGGAAATGTTTGGAATGAATCTGGTTTAATGCCCGAAACCAATTACAATTTCAAAATTTACGGGTATAATGGCACAGGAAATGAAATCAATTATTTGCAGAGTAGTCCACTGTTTGGAAACTTAGTATCTTTAACTAATCCGCCCAATACTCAGGCTGCTGATTTCACGGTTAGCAATCAGACTTTTACCTCTTACACCATTTCATTTAGTCCGAATTTTGATAATGCAGATGGATATATTGCAATCAAGAAAGAAGGAGGAACGCCTCCTATTACTGCACCAGCAGGAGGGACTATTTATGCAGTTGGTGATGAACTAATTGAGGGCGAGGAAGTAATTGCTATTGGTGCAATTAATCAAATTGATGAAACTGACTTGACGGCTGAGACCTACTCATATGCCATATATTCATACAATGGTGAAAGTGATTTTATTAATTATAACACGATTAATCCATTGACAGGAAGTGCAAGTGTACTTGTCGATAATACTGCCCCTATTATTCAAAATATAGTTTATGATACCGAAGTAAACCTTGGAGGTACCGTTAATATTTCAGTTGAAATCCTTGATGAAGAGTCTGAGGTAGGATCAGTTGAAATACAATATATAATTCCCGGTACAAACAGTATCAATAATCCAACTATAGATGCAATGACAGCATCAGGAAATGACTATACCTATCAAATATCTAATTTAACAGCATCTGGACTGGAATTTAAAGTCGTTGCGGAAAATGGAGTAGATCTAGTTTCAGAAACAGATATACAATCCGTAACTGTCCTTTTCACTGGTGATGGTTTGCAAATCCCGTTCAATTCTTTTGGTTCTGCGCAATCAAATTACCGAATTGTATCCGTTCCAATGACCCTTAACAATAATAGAGTTAATGATGTGTTTGGAAGTGAATTGGGAAATTATGGGGATAAGTCTAAATGGAGGATGTTCAGGTATTCTGGGGAACAAACAGAGGAGCTCTCAGGCTCTACTCCTTTAATTCCAGGCAGGGGATATTGGCTTATAGTCAATGATAATGAAGTTTCATTCTTTACGGGTTCGGGACAGAGCGTAAATGCCAATGTTGAACAACCTTATGAAATTGTATTGAACCCTGGGTGGAATCAAATCGGTAACCCATTCGCTCATGATATCAATTGGAGCGATGTACAAGATTTAAATGAACAGGAATTTGAGTTAAGGGTATTTAACGGGTCATTCTCTAATGGGAATAGTCTCCAAGCATTTTCAGGGGGATTTGTAAATTGGCCAAACTCAAGCACTTTCACCATGAGAGTACCTAGCTCTCCTGCTGCGACTGGTCAAAACAGAAGCGCTCCTAGCAAGGATCAAGAGGGATGGGAATTGAATTTAACGCTTGAAAAAGATGGAATTGTAAACCAATTAACTGGTCTAGGAATGCATGCTAATGCTAAAAATGATTTGGATAGTAAAGATCAGTTTAATCTACCAAGGTTTCTGAATTTCATTGATTTAAATCATGATCTAAGTGCAAATGGGTACTTCGTTTCTAAAGATATAGTTAAAATGCAATCTCAATATAATTGGGAATTTGACATAGAATCAAATTTAAGTTTAGATGGAATGACTATCACGTGGGAGATACCAAACAATAGTAATTACGATCAACAGAATAGTTTAGTGCTATGGGACCCTTCCTCCGCGAATCTAATTGATATGAAAAGAACGTCTCAATACCAGTTAAGAAATAGTGATGGTCGTAACTTAAGAATTATATATGGATCACCAGATTATGTTAATAGTTTAATCGAGGTAAATAGTTTGCAAATATCAGATCCATTTCCAAATCCATCTTCAGGCGCATTAAATATACAGTTTTATGTACCTGAAAATGAGGTAAATAAAGAACTGATTTTTGAATTATTTAATTTGAAAGGAGCTTTAGTGAATAAGTATCAATTGAAACCAACTAATGTGGGGCATAACATGCTTCAATGGAAGGTATCTGAAACATCAAATGAAGATTTGTCTGGTGTATATATGCTACGTGTCTCAAATGATAGAAATAGTATCAATAAGAAGATTGTCATGAAGTAA
- the msrA gene encoding peptide-methionine (S)-S-oxide reductase MsrA, protein MIDKVNIEMATFGAGCFWCIDAVLRKLKGVQQVESGFSGGQIKNPAYREVVQGRTGHAEVAQISFDPHVISYKEILEVFWQVHDPTTLNRQGADVGEHYRSIILTHNSEQEKIAEEMKQQLDASGIFDDPIVTEIKTFEAFYPAEEVHQDFYTRNEAMPYCSFVIKPKVDKLKRLFADKLK, encoded by the coding sequence ATGATAGATAAAGTTAATATAGAAATGGCAACCTTTGGAGCTGGTTGCTTCTGGTGCATAGATGCCGTTTTAAGAAAATTAAAAGGAGTACAGCAGGTTGAATCAGGTTTCTCCGGAGGACAAATCAAAAATCCTGCCTACAGAGAAGTCGTGCAGGGAAGAACCGGACACGCAGAAGTAGCGCAAATATCTTTTGACCCGCACGTTATTTCCTACAAAGAAATTTTGGAGGTTTTTTGGCAAGTACATGACCCAACGACTTTAAATAGACAAGGCGCAGATGTAGGGGAGCATTACCGATCAATAATTCTTACTCATAATTCTGAACAAGAAAAAATAGCTGAAGAAATGAAACAGCAATTAGATGCTTCAGGTATTTTTGACGACCCTATAGTAACTGAAATTAAGACCTTTGAAGCTTTTTATCCTGCAGAGGAAGTACATCAAGATTTCTACACTAGAAATGAAGCAATGCCATATTGTTCATTTGTTATTAAACCGAAGGTTGATAAACTCAAAAGATTATTTGCTGACAAATTGAAATAG